In a single window of the Bacteroidota bacterium genome:
- a CDS encoding outer membrane protein transport protein, with protein sequence MKKQLLTTALWLGAGLAGCVSAQGFQVNLQGQKQQAMGSAGTALPMDGAAVFFNPGSISFLEKNHITAGASATIGNTAFQDANTNAVYRTNSPVGTPFAAYAVYGMPESKLKFGLGAYTPFGSTVSWEDGWTGRFILTQLQLQTIFIQPTVSYKITDKIGFGAGFVIAPGKVNLQRDIPVFNGTDYSHAELDGSALGYGFNAGLYFQATEKLSLGLTYRSAVKMKVTDGTATFTVPPSLDANFPDGTFSATLPLPQIISLGVGYKASDKLKLAFDFNFGDWSAYDTLAFDYATNTSSLEDTKSARMYESSFAFRLGAQYALTQSFMLRAGAGYAISPIQDGYVTPESTDANRLNLTAGLGYNIGEHLSVDASFTFTQLSRKDKNLESNLDGTFKTYANIPGLSVSYHF encoded by the coding sequence ATGAAAAAACAACTCCTTACAACAGCATTATGGCTGGGGGCAGGTTTAGCGGGCTGTGTTTCGGCACAGGGCTTTCAGGTAAACCTGCAGGGACAAAAGCAACAGGCTATGGGTAGCGCCGGAACTGCGCTGCCGATGGACGGGGCTGCTGTTTTCTTTAACCCGGGCAGTATTTCTTTTCTCGAAAAAAATCACATCACTGCCGGTGCCAGCGCCACTATCGGGAATACTGCTTTTCAGGATGCCAACACAAATGCAGTTTACCGTACCAATTCGCCCGTAGGCACGCCGTTTGCCGCTTATGCCGTTTACGGTATGCCCGAAAGCAAACTCAAATTCGGTCTTGGTGCCTATACGCCTTTCGGAAGCACAGTTAGCTGGGAAGATGGCTGGACAGGCCGTTTCATTCTTACACAACTTCAGCTTCAAACTATTTTTATTCAGCCTACAGTAAGCTACAAAATCACCGATAAAATTGGTTTCGGTGCCGGTTTTGTAATTGCTCCGGGTAAAGTAAATCTGCAGCGCGATATACCTGTGTTCAATGGTACAGACTATTCACATGCCGAACTCGACGGAAGTGCACTTGGCTATGGATTCAATGCAGGTCTTTATTTTCAGGCCACTGAAAAACTTTCGCTTGGTCTTACCTATCGTTCGGCTGTGAAAATGAAAGTAACTGATGGTACGGCTACATTTACCGTACCGCCGTCGCTTGATGCAAATTTCCCCGACGGTACTTTCTCTGCCACACTGCCGCTTCCGCAAATTATTTCGCTGGGTGTAGGTTATAAGGCTTCCGACAAACTCAAACTGGCGTTTGATTTTAATTTCGGCGACTGGAGTGCATACGATACACTTGCTTTCGATTATGCCACCAACACCTCATCGCTCGAAGACACCAAATCGGCACGTATGTATGAAAGTTCGTTTGCATTTCGCCTCGGTGCGCAGTATGCGCTTACACAATCGTTCATGCTTCGCGCGGGTGCGGGTTATGCCATTTCTCCGATTCAGGATGGCTACGTTACACCCGAAAGTACAGATGCAAACCGTCTGAACCTTACCGCTGGTTTGGGTTATAACATTGGTGAGCACCTGAGTGTGGATGCTTCATTCACATTCACCCAGCTCAGCCGAAAAGACAAAAACCTGGAAAGTAACCTCGACGGAACGTTTAAAACGTATGCAAACATTCCCGGTCTTTCCGTATCGTATCACTTTTAA
- a CDS encoding S8 family serine peptidase has product MKTKAIISQRSGQNEKITGPVFSKTKLSKLALPVLREMPQGFLTELDTQQVSTIEKLGYRVQLLPDVHLMRIGNYTINTADTKKSTALPKELALTKTALQNWTHYLVQFVAPPVQTWIKGVEALGINVIEKMGECGLFVTANAATIARLKELDTIAWWGPFEPAYRVQPELLKMKGKIKYLGIAVMGSTAITEVRKIITDKKAKIVLETLPNTVQGNHYHVFRVLGDALLVQTLALNPDVRWIEYDDDPVGTDERTASITAEALNNVAAPNTAPVTGFNNKLNEFGLTGGTGVIISVCDSGIDTHDLNPGNPTIHADIRGRFVFFNDVTAGNVTTDTNGHGTHVAGIIAGNGATGDTDPQGFILGQGIAPEAQLGSVNAIDTGASTTVTQRIQASGNNGAVIMNNSWGSTSINNNYDSRCREVDSGTRDGNSNTAGNQPLCIVFASGNAGDSANSTLLSPDAAKNSIVVGNSLNSRAGEGFPSDDIRGINPSSGRGPSADGRIFPTVIAPGTDIVSTRSSASTNSQYSDTGGTAHAQHTSKTGTSMAAPVVSGLAALFTEWWRNRTGGVNPSPALAKAAIVNAAIDVSGGQNWKRLNNSSSPNDTASWVNHSGSIYRRPLPYAPAQLLFGNTAMTQQASLINVTGAGQWFYDNAAQILYVWLSGNANPGSGSSVVGSVNALHPVAVAAIPNNDQGWGRVSLENMLIQTTDRGPKIFFDRNTADVVFTANGQSYVREIVVVDHNKPLRITMAYSDCPGAANANPALVNNLNLEVEEILPDGTTGLLYLGNTFNAAGFSVTGGAADARNNLECVYIQNPISRYRMRIVATSVTFNAQPPFTNATPWQDFAYVIDNAIRTVENPVCVVPVLDRSGSMISYGYVDTTRVTTKNFIDLMSVNDSTAVVSFGSTAVNEYHNAGNIVQIVSNTEKDNAKNAVDAIAFGGCTYMGQGLQNGRALLNTGPADQEKAIVLLSDGYDNGGCNSANPTALSIVSAGWPANMPVYTCAMGAAADAVSLQEIATRTNGRYYMMPEIEDLGEIYNYIRGQVADTDESIITNTSAFASYATVKSFVEKGAKCVTFSVNWFTEALKFTPHAPKSTSQISVRLIDPKGRKVHPQSTLVARTVGKSYVVLRIEEPAAGNWTIEVETTLKTHTRFTVGGFVKSPIKLYIPNSVQLMKAGTSFNLVSQLLYGDTAFSAGNFKVNLNIPAGNVKALLQKYAAELKKIDPGKIDKDANADFRKLQLLNAEYIKAGKPGIFSAGSETIPTITYSSLKEKVNNTTLPELLKASGQKLPKLVNGPVFNTSFTLRNTGTYNAVINISGTTPDNFTRFVRKDLISVVAV; this is encoded by the coding sequence ATGAAAACAAAAGCAATCATTTCACAACGAAGCGGCCAGAATGAAAAAATAACAGGGCCGGTATTCAGCAAAACCAAACTGAGTAAACTGGCTTTGCCGGTATTGCGCGAAATGCCGCAAGGCTTTCTTACCGAACTGGATACACAACAGGTGAGCACCATTGAAAAACTGGGCTACCGCGTACAACTCCTGCCCGATGTGCACCTGATGCGCATTGGCAATTACACCATTAATACTGCCGATACAAAGAAAAGTACGGCACTGCCAAAGGAACTTGCACTTACTAAAACGGCGCTCCAGAACTGGACACACTACCTCGTGCAATTTGTGGCGCCGCCAGTACAAACCTGGATCAAAGGAGTGGAAGCACTGGGCATTAATGTAATTGAGAAAATGGGCGAGTGCGGTTTGTTTGTCACTGCTAATGCCGCTACCATTGCACGCCTGAAAGAACTTGACACCATTGCGTGGTGGGGACCGTTTGAACCCGCTTACCGTGTGCAGCCGGAATTGCTGAAAATGAAGGGTAAAATAAAGTATCTCGGCATTGCAGTAATGGGCAGCACTGCAATAACTGAAGTACGGAAAATAATTACAGACAAAAAAGCCAAAATTGTTCTTGAAACACTACCCAACACAGTACAGGGCAATCACTATCATGTATTTCGTGTTTTGGGCGATGCCCTGCTTGTGCAAACTCTTGCATTAAATCCTGATGTAAGATGGATTGAATATGATGATGACCCGGTAGGAACCGATGAACGCACTGCTTCAATTACTGCCGAGGCGCTGAACAACGTAGCGGCTCCGAATACGGCACCGGTTACCGGATTCAACAATAAACTCAATGAATTCGGACTAACCGGCGGAACCGGCGTAATCATTTCTGTTTGCGACAGTGGTATTGATACGCACGATCTGAACCCGGGAAATCCTACAATACATGCCGATATACGTGGCCGTTTTGTATTTTTTAATGATGTAACTGCTGGAAATGTAACCACAGATACGAATGGACATGGCACGCATGTAGCCGGCATCATTGCTGGTAACGGTGCAACAGGCGATACCGACCCTCAAGGCTTTATTCTCGGACAGGGAATTGCACCCGAAGCACAACTCGGAAGTGTAAATGCCATCGACACGGGTGCAAGCACAACTGTTACCCAACGCATTCAGGCATCAGGCAACAATGGTGCGGTAATAATGAATAACAGCTGGGGAAGTACAAGTATTAACAACAACTACGACAGCCGATGCCGCGAGGTGGATTCAGGCACACGCGACGGCAACTCGAATACCGCTGGAAACCAACCTCTTTGTATAGTGTTTGCATCAGGCAATGCAGGTGATAGTGCAAACAGTACACTGCTTTCGCCCGATGCTGCCAAAAACAGTATTGTGGTTGGAAATTCGTTAAACAGCAGAGCCGGTGAAGGCTTCCCGTCTGATGATATACGCGGCATCAATCCGTCATCCGGTCGCGGGCCTTCGGCCGACGGAAGGATTTTCCCTACTGTAATTGCACCCGGAACTGATATTGTGTCAACCCGTTCATCGGCAAGCACCAACAGTCAATATTCCGACACAGGTGGCACGGCACATGCACAACACACATCAAAAACAGGTACATCAATGGCTGCACCAGTTGTTTCGGGTCTTGCAGCTCTTTTTACCGAATGGTGGAGAAACAGAACCGGAGGTGTAAATCCTTCTCCGGCTCTGGCGAAAGCGGCAATTGTAAATGCAGCAATTGATGTATCGGGCGGACAAAACTGGAAGCGACTTAACAATTCTTCCAGCCCTAACGATACAGCCAGCTGGGTAAATCACTCGGGCAGCATTTACCGCAGGCCCCTGCCCTACGCCCCAGCTCAATTACTTTTCGGGAATACTGCCATGACTCAGCAAGCCAGTTTAATTAACGTAACAGGAGCAGGCCAGTGGTTTTATGATAATGCAGCACAAATTTTATATGTATGGCTGAGTGGAAATGCAAACCCCGGAAGTGGTTCGTCAGTCGTAGGCTCGGTAAATGCACTTCATCCGGTTGCTGTTGCCGCCATTCCCAACAACGATCAGGGCTGGGGCCGTGTGAGCCTTGAAAACATGCTGATCCAAACGACCGACCGGGGGCCAAAAATTTTCTTCGACCGCAATACTGCCGATGTGGTGTTTACCGCAAACGGCCAATCGTATGTGCGCGAAATTGTAGTGGTTGACCACAATAAACCATTGCGCATTACTATGGCCTACTCCGATTGTCCCGGTGCAGCCAATGCAAATCCGGCACTGGTAAACAACCTGAATCTCGAAGTTGAGGAAATTTTACCCGACGGCACAACCGGCCTGCTTTATCTGGGTAATACGTTTAATGCCGCCGGATTTTCTGTAACCGGCGGTGCAGCCGATGCGCGCAACAACCTGGAATGCGTGTATATTCAAAACCCGATAAGCCGCTACCGCATGCGGATTGTAGCCACGAGCGTTACATTCAATGCACAGCCTCCGTTTACCAATGCAACGCCGTGGCAGGATTTTGCATATGTAATTGACAATGCCATACGTACGGTTGAAAACCCGGTGTGTGTGGTGCCTGTGCTCGACCGCTCAGGAAGTATGATTTCGTATGGTTATGTAGATACCACACGCGTTACCACCAAAAACTTTATCGACCTCATGTCGGTAAATGATTCAACCGCTGTGGTGAGCTTTGGCAGCACGGCAGTAAACGAGTATCACAATGCCGGCAATATTGTACAGATTGTAAGCAACACCGAAAAAGACAATGCAAAGAATGCTGTTGATGCGATTGCCTTTGGTGGTTGCACCTACATGGGACAAGGTCTGCAAAACGGGCGTGCGTTGCTGAATACAGGTCCGGCCGATCAGGAAAAAGCCATTGTGCTGCTTAGCGACGGATATGACAATGGCGGCTGCAATTCGGCCAATCCAACCGCACTGAGTATTGTAAGTGCGGGCTGGCCTGCAAACATGCCGGTTTACACCTGTGCAATGGGGGCCGCTGCCGATGCAGTGAGCCTGCAGGAAATTGCCACACGTACAAACGGCCGCTATTACATGATGCCTGAGATTGAAGACCTTGGCGAAATTTACAACTACATTCGCGGTCAGGTTGCCGATACCGACGAAAGCATCATCACAAACACATCGGCGTTTGCATCTTACGCCACAGTAAAATCATTTGTAGAAAAAGGAGCTAAATGTGTAACGTTCTCCGTAAACTGGTTTACCGAGGCACTGAAGTTTACACCACACGCGCCTAAAAGCACAAGTCAGATTTCGGTGCGGCTTATCGATCCGAAAGGTCGCAAGGTACACCCGCAATCTACACTCGTTGCACGCACAGTGGGTAAAAGTTATGTAGTGCTCCGCATCGAAGAACCGGCCGCCGGCAACTGGACCATTGAAGTGGAAACCACACTTAAAACGCACACCCGCTTTACCGTAGGCGGATTTGTTAAATCACCAATCAAGCTCTACATACCCAATAGTGTGCAGCTCATGAAAGCCGGAACCAGCTTCAATCTTGTATCACAATTGCTTTACGGAGACACCGCCTTTTCTGCCGGCAACTTCAAAGTAAACCTGAATATACCGGCAGGCAACGTAAAGGCATTGCTTCAGAAATATGCAGCCGAACTCAAAAAAATTGATCCGGGCAAAATCGACAAAGATGCCAATGCCGATTTCCGCAAACTTCAACTTCTCAATGCCGAGTATATTAAAGCAGGGAAACCGGGCATTTTCAGTGCCGGCTCCGAAACAATTCCTACCATTACCTATTCATCGCTAAAAGAAAAAGTAAACAACACAACCCTGCCCGAGTTGCTCAAAGCATCAGGCCAGAAATTACCTAAACTGGTCAACGGCCCTGTGTTTAACACCTCTTTTACCTTACGCAACACCGGTACATACAATGCTGTGATCAACATCAGCGGTACCACACCCGACAATTTCACTCGTTTTGTACGTAAAGATCTTATCTCGGTAGTGGCTGTATAA
- a CDS encoding DUF4442 domain-containing protein: MDTAQLIRKAKTSAFYRKLLNFALWRVVPFNKTHRPQITALTDDEVLMMMPFIRANKNHVGGIHACALATLCEYVCGLCLLMNLNPKEYRIVMKSLQMTYHYQAKTAVKARFRLSHEWIEKEILNPLQQAESVFNEFVVDVYDENEVHICTGTINWQIKSWVKVRTAK, from the coding sequence ATGGATACGGCACAACTCATTCGCAAAGCAAAAACATCGGCCTTTTACAGGAAGCTGCTCAATTTTGCCTTATGGCGGGTTGTGCCGTTCAACAAAACGCATCGTCCTCAGATAACAGCACTAACCGATGATGAAGTGCTTATGATGATGCCGTTTATCCGCGCCAACAAAAATCACGTAGGCGGCATTCACGCCTGTGCGCTGGCCACACTCTGCGAGTATGTTTGCGGACTTTGCCTGCTAATGAATCTCAATCCGAAAGAATACCGCATTGTGATGAAAAGTCTGCAAATGACTTATCACTATCAGGCAAAAACAGCTGTGAAAGCCAGATTCCGGCTTTCGCACGAATGGATTGAAAAGGAAATTCTGAACCCGCTTCAGCAGGCCGAAAGTGTGTTCAATGAGTTTGTGGTGGATGTGTATGATGAAAACGAAGTACACATTTGTACCGGAACCATCAACTGGCAAATAAAATCGTGGGTCAAAGTGCGCACTGCAAAATAA
- a CDS encoding acetyl-CoA C-acyltransferase, giving the protein MNAYIVAGFRTAVGKAPRGMFRFYRPDDLAAVVIRHLVNSIPGFDNNLIEDVIVGNAMPEAEHGLNVGRLISLLALDTDKVPGQTVNRYCASGLETIAIASAKIHAGMADCIVAGGVESMSLIPMGGWRVIPNPQIAKAHADWYWGMGLTAEAVAKEYNVSREDQDAFGFNSHQKAIAAISSGKFKDEIVPVTITETYLDANEKRKTREYIADTDEGPRADTSIEALAKLKPVFAADGSVTAGNSSQTSDGAAFVMVVSERFLKQHNLKPIARLVSHALAGVPPRIMGIGPLYAIPKALEKAGLKASDIDLFELNEAFASQSLAVIRGLELDPSKINVNGGAISLGHPLGCSGAKLSVQLFNELRRQNKKYGVVTMCVGTGQGAAGVFELL; this is encoded by the coding sequence ATGAATGCATATATCGTAGCCGGTTTCCGCACAGCCGTGGGCAAAGCACCACGTGGCATGTTTCGTTTCTACCGGCCTGATGATCTTGCCGCCGTGGTAATCCGCCATCTGGTGAATTCTATTCCCGGCTTCGACAACAACCTCATTGAAGATGTAATTGTGGGCAATGCCATGCCCGAAGCCGAACACGGCCTCAACGTGGGCAGGCTCATTTCGCTGCTTGCGCTGGATACCGACAAGGTGCCCGGCCAGACCGTAAACCGCTACTGCGCATCGGGGCTGGAAACCATTGCCATTGCAAGCGCAAAAATTCACGCCGGTATGGCCGACTGTATTGTGGCCGGCGGCGTGGAAAGCATGAGCCTGATCCCGATGGGTGGCTGGCGCGTAATTCCAAATCCGCAGATAGCCAAAGCGCATGCCGACTGGTATTGGGGCATGGGTCTCACTGCCGAAGCGGTGGCCAAAGAATACAATGTATCGCGCGAGGATCAGGATGCGTTTGGATTTAATTCGCACCAGAAAGCAATTGCTGCAATCAGCTCGGGTAAATTCAAAGATGAGATTGTACCGGTAACAATTACCGAAACCTATCTCGATGCGAATGAAAAGCGCAAAACCCGCGAATACATTGCCGATACCGACGAAGGCCCGCGTGCCGATACATCTATCGAAGCATTGGCCAAACTCAAACCGGTATTCGCAGCTGATGGTTCGGTAACCGCCGGCAATTCCTCGCAAACCAGCGACGGTGCTGCGTTTGTAATGGTGGTAAGCGAGCGTTTCCTCAAGCAGCACAATCTTAAACCCATTGCCCGCCTCGTATCGCATGCGCTGGCCGGGGTGCCTCCGCGCATCATGGGTATCGGGCCGCTGTATGCCATCCCGAAAGCACTTGAAAAGGCCGGACTCAAAGCCTCCGACATTGATCTGTTTGAGCTTAATGAAGCTTTCGCTTCACAGTCGCTGGCTGTTATCCGCGGCCTCGAACTTGATCCGTCAAAGATCAATGTAAACGGCGGTGCTATTTCGCTTGGCCACCCGCTCGGCTGCAGCGGCGCCAAACTTTCGGTGCAGCTTTTCAACGAGCTGCGCCGCCAGAATAAAAAATACGGAGTTGTTACTATGTGCGTAGGCACCGGTCAGGGTGCGGCAGGTGTATTCGAACTCCTTTAA
- a CDS encoding acyl-CoA dehydrogenase family protein yields the protein MATNSTKGGEFLIKETPAQDIFIPEQWNEEQLMMKKTCEDFIAQEVYPFLDRIDNQEEGLVPSILDKAGELGILGISVPEEYGGMGADFVTSMLTTEVIGTGHSIAVSIAAHTGIGILPVLYYGNEEQKKKYVPKMASGEWKACYCLTEPGSGSDANSGKTSAKLSADGKHYILNGQKMWITNGGFAEIFTVFAKIDDDENLSAFIVEKSFGGITLNPEEHKMGIKGSSTRQVFFNDCMVPVENLLSERGNGFKIAVNILNIGRIKLAGASLGGCKAVVTHGVQYANERQQFGRPISKYGAIRFKLAEQAIRTFASESATYRASQNMEDAIAALKASGMDDAKAKLKGIEQFAVEAALLKVHASEVLDYVVDEGVQIYGGMGYSAEAPMDRAYRDARINRIFEGTNEINRLLIVDMLLKRAMKGELDLMGPAQAVAAELMSIPDFSEPDETLFAAEKVMVANFKKAVLMVAGSAVQKLMMSLSKEQEILMNIADMGIETYVAESVLLRTEKLVSMRGADACKEQIAMMRVYISRAADIISLSGRDALNSFAEGDELRMMLMGLRRFTKQQPFNVKEARQLVAQKLIAENRYCF from the coding sequence ATGGCAACCAATTCAACCAAAGGCGGCGAGTTTCTGATTAAAGAAACACCGGCACAGGATATTTTCATTCCCGAGCAGTGGAACGAGGAGCAACTGATGATGAAAAAGACCTGTGAAGATTTCATCGCGCAGGAAGTATATCCTTTTTTAGACCGCATCGACAATCAGGAAGAAGGGCTGGTGCCTTCAATTCTTGATAAAGCGGGCGAACTGGGTATTCTTGGTATTTCGGTACCCGAAGAATACGGCGGAATGGGTGCCGATTTTGTGACTTCAATGCTCACAACAGAAGTTATTGGTACAGGGCATTCAATAGCTGTTTCAATTGCTGCGCATACAGGTATCGGTATTCTTCCGGTATTGTATTATGGCAATGAGGAGCAGAAGAAAAAGTATGTTCCGAAAATGGCTTCGGGCGAATGGAAGGCCTGCTACTGCTTAACTGAGCCTGGAAGCGGTTCGGATGCCAACAGCGGAAAAACTTCGGCAAAACTTTCGGCCGACGGGAAGCATTATATACTGAACGGTCAGAAGATGTGGATCACCAACGGTGGTTTTGCAGAAATTTTTACTGTATTCGCAAAGATTGATGATGATGAAAATCTTTCTGCATTCATCGTGGAAAAATCTTTTGGCGGTATTACATTGAATCCCGAAGAACACAAGATGGGCATCAAGGGAAGTTCTACCCGTCAGGTGTTTTTCAACGATTGTATGGTGCCGGTTGAAAATCTGCTTTCAGAGCGCGGTAATGGTTTTAAGATTGCTGTAAATATCCTGAACATTGGTCGTATTAAGCTTGCCGGTGCATCGCTTGGTGGTTGCAAAGCAGTTGTTACACATGGTGTGCAATATGCAAACGAACGTCAGCAGTTTGGCCGTCCGATTTCAAAATATGGTGCAATACGGTTCAAACTAGCCGAGCAGGCTATCCGCACATTTGCGTCTGAAAGTGCAACGTATCGTGCTTCGCAAAATATGGAAGATGCAATTGCAGCACTCAAGGCTTCGGGCATGGATGATGCAAAAGCAAAGCTGAAAGGCATTGAGCAGTTTGCTGTGGAAGCGGCGCTGCTGAAAGTACACGCTTCGGAAGTACTCGACTATGTGGTGGATGAAGGTGTGCAGATTTACGGCGGTATGGGCTACAGTGCCGAAGCGCCTATGGATCGTGCGTATCGTGATGCCCGTATCAATCGGATTTTTGAAGGCACAAATGAAATCAACCGCCTGCTTATTGTGGATATGCTGCTCAAGCGCGCCATGAAAGGCGAGCTTGATCTGATGGGCCCGGCACAGGCTGTGGCTGCCGAACTGATGAGCATTCCCGATTTCAGCGAGCCTGATGAAACTTTGTTTGCTGCTGAGAAAGTAATGGTGGCCAATTTCAAAAAGGCAGTGCTTATGGTAGCCGGTTCGGCCGTGCAGAAGCTGATGATGTCGCTCAGCAAAGAGCAGGAAATACTTATGAATATTGCCGACATGGGTATTGAAACCTATGTGGCCGAATCAGTATTGCTGCGCACGGAGAAACTGGTGAGCATGCGTGGTGCTGATGCCTGCAAGGAGCAGATAGCCATGATGCGTGTGTACATCAGCCGTGCGGCTGATATTATTTCGCTTTCGGGCCGTGATGCGCTTAACAGCTTTGCCGAAGGCGATGAACTGCGTATGATGCTTATGGGCTTGCGCCGTTTCACTAAGCAGCAGCCGTTTAATGTGAAGGAAGCACGGCAGCTTGTGGCACAGAAACTCATTGCCGAAAACCGTTATTGCTTTTAA
- a CDS encoding thioesterase family protein, whose product MNGKRVFFQSQVLWSQVDSNRHLRHSAYADFGAQARIEALKSIGITEETFREHHIGPILFREELIYLREVHPGDTLSVTCEIRSMRSDGSRWSFIQEIYRNDGVKAAQINTDGAWLDTRHRKLTAIPEQLRSQFHTLPRSEAYTETE is encoded by the coding sequence ATGAACGGTAAACGTGTTTTCTTCCAGAGCCAGGTGCTATGGTCGCAGGTTGATTCCAACCGGCATCTCCGCCATTCGGCTTACGCCGATTTTGGGGCGCAGGCACGTATTGAGGCACTGAAAAGTATTGGTATTACTGAAGAAACATTTCGTGAGCATCATATCGGACCGATTCTTTTTCGTGAGGAACTGATTTACCTGCGCGAAGTGCATCCGGGCGATACGCTTTCGGTAACCTGCGAAATACGCAGCATGCGCAGCGACGGTTCACGCTGGTCGTTTATACAGGAAATTTACCGCAACGATGGTGTAAAAGCTGCGCAGATAAATACCGACGGAGCGTGGCTGGATACGCGTCACCGCAAGCTCACCGCCATTCCCGAACAGCTTCGCTCGCAGTTTCACACCCTGCCACGCAGCGAAGCATACACTGAAACTGAATAA